A genome region from Arthrobacter agilis includes the following:
- a CDS encoding GntR family transcriptional regulator, whose product MTNAALSARADSDAIFVILRDEILTGVHQPGTPMREVALAERFGVSRTPIREALSRLQQEHLLRRVDRGLQVPEIDPQQVIHVYDMRILLEQEAAAQAATARQFTNLMRLEALVERDRCLVEPTDQTRRTTNLEFHAAVWASTHNPVLQDLLKRLSTHLIHAPKSTLSVGDRWAESLDEHEQLVQAIERRDEAGAREIAGRHMRTAREIRLQLLRKSALEQLAASP is encoded by the coding sequence GTGACGAACGCCGCTCTCTCCGCACGTGCTGACAGCGACGCGATCTTCGTCATCCTGCGCGACGAGATCCTCACCGGAGTCCACCAACCCGGGACCCCCATGCGCGAGGTGGCGCTGGCGGAGCGATTCGGCGTCTCCCGGACCCCCATCCGGGAGGCGCTGTCCCGCCTCCAGCAGGAACACCTCCTGAGGCGGGTGGACCGGGGCCTGCAGGTGCCGGAGATCGACCCCCAGCAGGTCATCCATGTCTACGACATGCGGATCCTCCTGGAACAGGAAGCCGCTGCCCAGGCAGCCACGGCACGGCAGTTCACGAACCTCATGCGGCTGGAGGCCCTCGTGGAACGGGACCGGTGCCTCGTCGAGCCGACCGACCAGACCCGCCGGACCACGAATCTCGAGTTCCACGCCGCCGTCTGGGCGAGCACCCACAATCCCGTCCTCCAGGATCTGCTCAAACGCCTCTCGACACACCTGATCCACGCGCCCAAGTCCACCCTCTCCGTGGGCGACCGGTGGGCGGAATCCCTCGACGAACACGAGCAGCTGGTCCAGGCCATCGAACGGCGGGACGAAGCCGGCGCCCGGGAGATCGCCGGCCGCCACATGAGGACCGCCCGCGAGATCCGCCTGCAACTGCTCCGCAAGTCGGCGCTGGAGCAACTGGCCGCCTCGCCCTGA
- a CDS encoding chitinase: protein MSARFPGRKLSVLRLALLSVVVGGLAVGGVTGFNRWEDARVAESTGAFFAGYVDVTATPSYEFEDPAATTGGSVVLSFIVASKSEPCAPSWGTFYGLDEAEAALDLDRRVARLVQDGGEVIVSFGGLLNDELATACTDPEDLKDAYAEVVDRYRLSTVDLDIEGENLADTAAGERRAEALAALQAERADSDTPLNVWLTLPVAPTGLTAEGTAAVAQFLDAGVDLAGVNVMTMDYGGSRPEGTSMLAASQNAADATHRQLQVLYERAGIEIGPQAAWRKIGLTPMIGQNDVKGEVFTLDDAKAFNAFAAERGVGRISMWSLNRDGTCSENYADVTVVSDACSGIDQEGLQFAPLLGDGFEGRAATLAEEPAVEETPEALVEDDPETSPYPIWSDVGTYREDDRVVWHGNVYTAKYWTQGDLPDDPVLQAEETPWTLLGPVLPDERPVPAVTAPAGLYPEWDAKTVYERGDRILVDGRVYEAKWWTQSDSPEAAEQGSDASPWQKIDDAAVLKAVEEKAGS from the coding sequence GTGTCTGCACGCTTTCCCGGCCGGAAACTCTCTGTCCTTCGCCTCGCGCTCCTGTCCGTCGTGGTCGGCGGTCTCGCCGTGGGCGGCGTGACCGGCTTCAACCGCTGGGAGGACGCCCGGGTGGCCGAGAGCACGGGGGCGTTCTTCGCGGGCTACGTGGATGTCACAGCGACACCGTCCTACGAGTTCGAGGACCCGGCGGCCACGACCGGCGGCAGCGTGGTGCTGTCCTTCATCGTCGCGTCGAAGTCCGAGCCGTGCGCCCCGTCCTGGGGCACCTTCTACGGGCTGGACGAGGCGGAGGCCGCACTGGACCTCGACCGGCGCGTCGCACGGCTGGTGCAGGACGGCGGCGAGGTCATCGTGTCCTTCGGCGGCCTCCTCAACGACGAGCTCGCCACCGCCTGCACCGACCCGGAGGACCTGAAGGACGCATACGCGGAGGTCGTCGACCGGTACAGGCTCTCCACCGTGGACCTCGACATCGAGGGCGAGAACCTCGCCGACACGGCAGCCGGGGAGCGCCGCGCGGAGGCCCTCGCCGCCCTGCAGGCCGAGCGGGCGGACTCGGACACGCCGCTCAACGTGTGGCTGACCCTGCCCGTCGCGCCGACCGGGCTGACCGCCGAGGGGACCGCCGCCGTCGCGCAGTTCCTCGACGCGGGCGTGGACCTCGCCGGCGTGAACGTCATGACCATGGACTACGGGGGCAGCAGGCCCGAGGGCACGAGCATGCTGGCCGCGTCGCAGAACGCCGCCGATGCCACGCACCGCCAGCTGCAGGTGCTCTACGAGCGGGCAGGCATAGAGATCGGGCCGCAGGCCGCCTGGCGGAAGATCGGGCTGACGCCGATGATCGGGCAGAACGACGTCAAGGGCGAGGTCTTCACGCTCGACGACGCCAAGGCGTTCAACGCCTTCGCCGCCGAGCGCGGTGTGGGCCGCATCTCCATGTGGTCCCTGAACCGCGACGGCACGTGCAGCGAGAACTACGCCGACGTCACGGTGGTGTCCGACGCCTGCAGCGGCATCGACCAGGAGGGGCTCCAGTTCGCACCCCTCCTCGGCGACGGCTTCGAGGGCCGGGCCGCGACGCTCGCCGAGGAGCCGGCGGTCGAGGAGACGCCCGAGGCACTCGTCGAGGACGACCCGGAGACGAGCCCCTACCCCATCTGGTCCGACGTCGGCACGTACCGCGAGGACGACCGCGTGGTTTGGCACGGCAACGTGTACACGGCGAAGTACTGGACGCAGGGCGACCTGCCCGACGATCCCGTGCTGCAGGCGGAGGAGACCCCGTGGACGCTGCTCGGGCCGGTACTCCCGGACGAGCGGCCCGTCCCCGCGGTCACCGCACCGGCGGGGCTGTACCCGGAGTGGGATGCGAAGACCGTGTACGAGCGGGGCGACAGGATCCTGGTCGACGGCCGTGTGTACGAGGCGAAATGGTGGACCCAGAGCGACAGCCCCGAGGCCGCCGAGCAGGGCTCGGACGCGTCGCCCTGGCAGAAGATCGACGACGCCGCGGTGCTGAAGGCCGTCGAGGAGAAGGCCGGCTCCTAG
- a CDS encoding glycosyltransferase family 2 protein, translating into MSRSSDATESAPSSEARADGEPSGAGAAALPSSAVASAAVLEQAAAAAPGAAPARRRQWGAERRSEPLSIVHPTPSSRKIALGRIGIVVTVLAWLTYIVTTILRQFANNPDVGFRFQAEATSYLIVVTFLTFSALMYLLARQGALYRFRDHRRVPRGELDRHFAHHEEGITVLVPSYAEEPAVVRATLWSAALQEFPNIRVVLLLDDPPHPKDPVIRQRLDATRALSFEIESALLEPSTRATAALAAFEATLAGRDADAPPSHDHLPPLIAAYEAAAVWLEDMADSESVEDHVDEFFVDLVLMGLARELRLTMYALDAALVQGQCPEPDRIRELYVRLVRIFNTRLETFERKAYASLSHEANKAMNLNAYISLMGQRWRKEQVATGTVLRPLADGEGAEDDDVLDVQDSTYLLTLDADSLLLRDYCLRLVYLLESPGNERIAVTQTPYSSFRGAPTRIERVAGATTDIQHILHQGMSYYGSTFWVGANAVIRKRAVEDIVEVENVGGFEIKTYIQDRTVIEDTESSVDLGTHGWTLMNYPERLSYSATPPDFGSLVVQRRRWANGGLLILPKLWNQLRRRRHLREQVLVREVLLRVNYMASIAWASFGLLFLLAYPYDSRLLSPVVFLAAAPYFLAMGSDLRDCGHRFSDIFRIYGFNLVLLPVNLAGVLKSIQQAFTGEKIPFVRTPKVKDRTAAPGLYVVIPYLIVAFSLLTLARDVLEQNWGNAVFAGLNAVLAAGAIRAYIGIKNSLVDMWLGVLNWLYVAPRTRKVEESKVIPKTAAEADWASILYHGDRRLNRDLRSDTDRRRRAGVR; encoded by the coding sequence ATGTCCAGATCCAGCGATGCCACCGAGTCCGCGCCTTCATCGGAAGCGCGCGCCGACGGTGAACCGTCCGGGGCCGGCGCAGCGGCGCTGCCGTCATCGGCCGTCGCCTCCGCCGCCGTCCTCGAGCAGGCAGCCGCCGCAGCTCCCGGGGCCGCGCCGGCACGACGCCGCCAGTGGGGCGCCGAACGGCGCTCGGAGCCGCTGTCGATCGTGCACCCGACGCCGTCGTCGCGGAAGATCGCCCTCGGACGCATCGGGATCGTCGTCACGGTGCTGGCCTGGCTCACGTACATCGTCACGACCATCCTGCGGCAGTTCGCCAACAACCCCGACGTCGGCTTCCGGTTCCAGGCGGAGGCGACGTCGTACCTGATCGTCGTCACGTTCCTGACGTTCTCGGCACTCATGTACCTGCTGGCACGACAGGGCGCGCTGTACCGGTTCCGGGATCACCGGCGCGTGCCCCGCGGCGAACTGGACCGCCACTTCGCGCACCACGAGGAGGGCATCACCGTGCTGGTGCCGTCCTACGCGGAGGAGCCCGCCGTCGTCCGCGCCACCCTGTGGTCCGCGGCGCTGCAGGAGTTCCCGAACATCCGCGTGGTGCTCCTCCTCGACGATCCCCCGCACCCCAAGGACCCCGTGATCCGGCAGCGGCTGGACGCCACGCGGGCGCTGTCCTTCGAGATCGAGTCCGCGCTCCTCGAACCCTCCACCCGTGCGACCGCGGCCCTGGCGGCGTTCGAGGCGACGCTCGCCGGGCGCGACGCCGACGCCCCGCCGTCGCACGACCACCTGCCCCCGCTCATCGCGGCATACGAGGCGGCCGCCGTCTGGCTCGAGGACATGGCCGACAGCGAGTCGGTGGAGGACCACGTGGACGAGTTCTTCGTGGACCTCGTCCTCATGGGCCTCGCCCGCGAACTCCGCCTGACCATGTACGCGCTCGACGCCGCCCTGGTGCAGGGGCAGTGCCCGGAGCCGGACCGTATCCGCGAGCTGTACGTGCGCCTCGTACGGATCTTCAACACGCGGCTCGAGACGTTCGAGCGGAAGGCCTACGCGTCCCTCTCGCACGAGGCGAACAAGGCCATGAACCTCAACGCCTACATCTCGCTCATGGGCCAACGCTGGCGGAAGGAGCAGGTGGCCACGGGCACGGTGCTGCGCCCGCTCGCGGACGGCGAGGGGGCGGAGGACGACGACGTCCTGGACGTCCAGGACTCCACCTACCTGCTCACGCTCGACGCCGACTCCCTGCTGCTGCGCGACTACTGCCTGCGGCTCGTGTACCTGCTCGAATCACCCGGCAACGAGCGGATCGCGGTCACGCAGACCCCGTACTCGTCCTTCCGCGGAGCGCCGACGCGCATCGAGCGGGTGGCGGGCGCGACGACGGACATCCAGCACATCCTGCATCAGGGCATGTCCTACTACGGGTCCACCTTCTGGGTGGGTGCCAACGCCGTCATCCGCAAGCGCGCGGTGGAGGACATCGTCGAGGTCGAGAACGTGGGCGGCTTCGAGATCAAGACCTACATCCAGGACCGCACCGTCATCGAGGACACCGAGTCCAGCGTGGACCTCGGCACCCACGGGTGGACGCTGATGAACTACCCCGAGCGCCTCAGCTACAGCGCCACCCCGCCGGACTTCGGGTCCCTCGTGGTCCAGCGCCGGCGCTGGGCCAACGGCGGGCTGCTGATCCTGCCGAAGCTGTGGAACCAGCTGCGACGACGCCGGCACCTCCGCGAGCAGGTCCTCGTCCGTGAGGTGCTGCTGCGGGTCAACTACATGGCGTCGATCGCGTGGGCGAGCTTCGGGCTGCTGTTCCTCCTCGCCTACCCCTACGACAGCAGGCTCCTGAGCCCCGTCGTGTTCCTCGCCGCCGCCCCGTACTTCCTCGCCATGGGCAGCGACCTCCGCGACTGCGGGCACCGCTTCTCGGACATCTTCCGGATCTACGGCTTCAACCTCGTGCTGCTGCCGGTCAACCTCGCCGGTGTGCTGAAGTCCATCCAGCAGGCGTTCACGGGGGAGAAGATCCCGTTCGTGCGGACGCCCAAGGTCAAGGACCGCACCGCGGCGCCGGGCCTCTACGTGGTGATCCCGTACCTCATCGTGGCGTTCTCGCTGCTCACGCTCGCCCGCGACGTCCTGGAGCAGAACTGGGGCAACGCCGTCTTCGCCGGGCTGAACGCCGTCCTGGCGGCCGGCGCCATCCGCGCGTACATCGGGATCAAGAACTCCCTCGTGGACATGTGGCTCGGCGTCCTGAACTGGCTGTACGTGGCGCCGCGGACCAGGAAGGTCGAGGAGTCGAAGGTGATCCCGAAGACCGCGGCCGAGGCGGACTGGGCGTCCATCCTCTACCACGGCGACCGCCGCCTGAACCGGGACCTGCGCTCGGACACCGACCGCCGCCGTCGGGCCGGGGTGCGGTAG
- a CDS encoding aldehyde dehydrogenase family protein: protein MLTTTNPRTGVSAATTLEPTTAEGVDAAARRAAAAAAELQRRGREFRATLLEAMAASVENARGRLVAIADAETGLGTVRLNSEVSRSAFQFQLFAEAVREGSYVEAMIDHAAETPLGPAPDVRRMLVSVGAVAVFGSSNFPFAFSVLGGDTASAIAAGSSVVIKAHGSHLLTSQLSLEVLQEAARAVDAPDGTFDAVFGQEAGLALVVHPAIRAASFTGSLFAAESLQRAINTRPDPIPFFGELSSVNPIIVTEGAARARGEAIASGLFASFTGSAGQLCTKPGIAFIPDSASGQALVESLKALTQEARPQVLLNDRIRNSFGVISERLVGAGAVEIAGGSGRSEHEQDTPGEDPSQGFTVAPTLLETTASSLTGELAEECFGPLIVVARYSTVDEVRDAFGQVPRSLTATVHAKDDEGPIITRLAPILEASAGRIVFNSYPTGVRVTWAQHHGGPWPSTNSQHTSVGVTAVRRFLRPLAWQNAPQSALPEELRDGFSTIPRRIDGALVLPQSVPQPVGG from the coding sequence ATGTTGACGACCACCAACCCCCGCACCGGTGTCAGTGCTGCCACCACGCTCGAACCGACCACGGCCGAAGGAGTCGACGCTGCGGCACGACGCGCCGCAGCAGCGGCGGCAGAACTCCAGCGTCGCGGCCGCGAATTCCGGGCGACACTGCTGGAGGCGATGGCTGCATCCGTCGAGAACGCCCGGGGACGCCTCGTCGCGATCGCCGACGCCGAAACCGGGCTCGGCACGGTCCGCCTCAACAGCGAGGTCAGTCGCTCCGCGTTCCAGTTCCAGCTGTTCGCCGAGGCGGTCCGGGAGGGCAGCTACGTCGAAGCGATGATCGACCATGCCGCCGAGACTCCCCTGGGTCCCGCCCCGGACGTGCGGCGCATGCTCGTGTCGGTCGGGGCAGTCGCCGTGTTCGGCTCGAGCAACTTCCCGTTCGCGTTCTCGGTACTGGGCGGCGACACCGCTTCCGCCATCGCCGCCGGTTCCTCGGTGGTGATCAAGGCGCACGGATCCCACCTGCTGACCTCGCAGCTCTCGCTCGAGGTGCTGCAGGAGGCCGCGCGCGCCGTCGACGCCCCCGACGGCACCTTCGACGCCGTCTTCGGCCAGGAGGCCGGGCTCGCGCTCGTCGTGCATCCGGCGATCCGGGCGGCCAGTTTCACCGGCTCGCTCTTCGCCGCGGAGTCCCTGCAGCGTGCCATCAACACGAGACCGGATCCCATCCCGTTCTTCGGGGAACTCTCGAGCGTCAATCCGATCATCGTGACCGAGGGCGCAGCCCGTGCCCGCGGAGAAGCCATCGCCTCCGGCCTGTTCGCCTCCTTCACCGGCTCCGCCGGCCAGCTCTGCACGAAACCGGGCATCGCGTTCATCCCGGACAGCGCGTCCGGCCAGGCACTGGTGGAGTCCCTGAAGGCGCTCACGCAGGAAGCCCGCCCGCAGGTGCTGTTGAACGACCGCATCCGTAACTCCTTCGGTGTCATCTCGGAGCGTCTGGTCGGTGCCGGAGCCGTCGAGATCGCCGGCGGGTCCGGACGTTCGGAGCACGAACAGGACACGCCCGGTGAGGACCCGTCCCAGGGGTTCACGGTCGCCCCGACGCTGCTCGAGACCACGGCGTCCTCCCTGACCGGGGAGCTGGCAGAGGAGTGCTTCGGCCCGCTGATCGTCGTCGCCCGCTATTCCACGGTCGACGAGGTCCGTGATGCATTCGGCCAGGTCCCCCGGTCACTGACCGCGACCGTGCACGCCAAGGACGACGAAGGGCCCATCATCACCCGGCTCGCGCCGATCCTGGAGGCGAGTGCCGGCCGGATCGTCTTCAACAGCTATCCGACGGGCGTCCGGGTGACCTGGGCCCAGCACCACGGCGGCCCGTGGCCCTCGACGAACTCCCAGCACACCTCGGTCGGCGTCACGGCCGTACGGCGGTTCCTCCGGCCCCTGGCCTGGCAGAATGCGCCGCAGTCCGCCCTGCCGGAGGAGCTCCGCGACGGCTTCTCGACCATCCCGCGCCGTATCGACGGCGCCCTGGTGCTCCCTCAGTCCGTACCGCAGCCGGTGGGCGGCTGA
- a CDS encoding LacI family DNA-binding transcriptional regulator produces the protein MSRGGAVVPVDPRTEAGDGEADGGTGTPIGPRQTRRSTNTVTLTDVAQHAGVSPQTVSRSIRSPELVSEFTLQRVRRSIEATGYVPNLAASNLASNRSMTVAAIIPAISASVFADALHGLDEILAPAGYQLFIGSTDYRPAHEEELVRAFLGRRPDGIFIVGTHHSRLTETLLREAQVPVVEAWDLTDNPIDGLVGFSNSDALRSLVEFAAARGYAHPTFAGSFQSGDFRAVARRVSFEDAVRELYPGEPIRVVDSGTAKVDFETGRLLLDQTLGTHPETDLLMFASDVFAAGALLECARRGIDVPQDIAVTGFGDFEIARHLMPTLTTVSVPNREIGTTAGRLLLARMTDQPVATSKIDLGFSVVARESA, from the coding sequence GTGAGCCGCGGAGGCGCCGTCGTGCCGGTCGATCCGCGGACCGAGGCCGGGGACGGTGAGGCCGACGGCGGTACCGGCACACCGATCGGACCCCGCCAGACCCGGCGCTCGACCAACACCGTGACACTCACGGATGTCGCGCAGCACGCCGGGGTGTCGCCGCAGACCGTGTCACGCTCGATCCGCTCACCGGAGCTGGTGTCGGAGTTCACGCTGCAGCGGGTCCGGCGGTCCATCGAGGCCACCGGCTACGTCCCCAACCTCGCGGCAAGCAATCTGGCCTCCAATCGCAGCATGACCGTCGCCGCCATCATCCCGGCCATCTCGGCCTCGGTGTTCGCGGACGCGCTGCACGGCCTCGACGAAATCCTCGCCCCTGCCGGCTACCAGTTGTTCATCGGCTCCACCGACTACCGGCCCGCCCACGAGGAGGAACTCGTCAGGGCCTTCCTGGGCCGCCGTCCCGACGGGATCTTCATCGTCGGAACGCACCACTCGCGGCTCACGGAGACGCTCCTCCGCGAGGCGCAGGTCCCGGTCGTCGAGGCATGGGACCTGACCGACAATCCCATCGACGGCCTCGTTGGATTCTCGAACAGCGACGCCCTCCGCTCCCTCGTGGAGTTCGCCGCCGCGCGGGGATACGCCCACCCCACGTTCGCCGGCTCGTTCCAGAGCGGTGACTTCCGCGCCGTCGCCCGGCGTGTGAGCTTCGAGGACGCGGTGCGTGAACTGTACCCGGGGGAGCCGATACGGGTCGTCGATTCGGGGACGGCGAAAGTCGACTTCGAGACCGGCCGCCTGCTGCTCGACCAGACACTGGGCACGCACCCCGAAACCGACCTGCTGATGTTCGCGAGCGACGTGTTCGCGGCCGGGGCACTCCTGGAGTGCGCACGGCGGGGCATCGATGTTCCCCAGGACATCGCCGTCACCGGGTTCGGCGACTTCGAGATCGCCCGGCACCTGATGCCCACCCTCACGACCGTTTCCGTACCCAACCGCGAGATCGGCACCACCGCCGGCCGGTTGCTGCTCGCCCGGATGACGGACCAGCCTGTGGCGACGTCGAAGATCGACCTCGGCTTCTCGGTCGTCGCGCGCGAAAGCGCCTGA
- a CDS encoding fumarylacetoacetate hydrolase family protein, with the protein MSLSHTASTLAPAPAPALLGDGAQALPADGYAGTLIGRVWDPAAGGPSPVLIHEDGVFDLSATFPTVSELCEHPDPASAARAGAGTRLGAFTDIYTNTLPGLQDTPAPRLLAPVDLQTLRAAGVTFAVSMIERVIEERVRGDIEAAARMRESILAEIGTDLHNVRPGSPDAVALKNYLVNEGLWSQYLEVGIGPDAEIFTKGPTLSAVGTAAQVGVLSTSLWNNPEPEVALIVSSTGRIAGTTLGNDVNLRDVEGRSALLLPKAKDNNASCALGPFIRLFDDTFDLDAVRRMRVSLEIDGRDGFHLEATSEMAQISRDPVDLVAQLTGPQHQYPDGAVLMLGTMFAPIVDRDVEDRGFTHKRGDVVRISSRELGSLVNYVEESERCEPWEFGIGSLMRNLASRNLL; encoded by the coding sequence ATGAGCCTCTCCCACACCGCCTCCACCCTCGCACCAGCACCCGCCCCAGCCCTGCTCGGCGACGGAGCCCAGGCCCTCCCGGCCGACGGCTATGCTGGAACGCTCATCGGACGTGTCTGGGACCCGGCCGCCGGAGGGCCCTCTCCGGTGCTCATCCACGAGGACGGCGTCTTCGATCTGAGCGCCACCTTCCCGACCGTGAGCGAACTCTGCGAGCACCCGGACCCGGCCTCCGCCGCCCGGGCCGGCGCAGGAACAAGGCTCGGAGCCTTCACCGACATCTACACCAACACCCTTCCCGGCCTGCAGGACACCCCGGCCCCCCGGCTCCTCGCCCCCGTCGATCTGCAGACCCTCCGGGCGGCCGGTGTCACCTTCGCGGTGTCGATGATCGAACGGGTCATAGAGGAGCGCGTGCGGGGGGACATCGAGGCAGCCGCCCGGATGCGCGAGAGCATCCTCGCCGAGATCGGTACGGACCTCCACAACGTGCGTCCCGGGTCCCCGGACGCAGTCGCCCTCAAGAACTACCTCGTGAACGAGGGCCTCTGGAGCCAGTACCTCGAGGTGGGCATCGGACCCGATGCGGAGATCTTCACCAAGGGCCCTACCCTGTCGGCCGTCGGCACGGCTGCGCAGGTCGGGGTGCTCTCCACCTCCCTGTGGAACAACCCCGAACCCGAGGTCGCACTCATCGTCAGCTCGACGGGGCGCATCGCGGGCACCACGCTCGGCAACGACGTCAACCTCCGGGATGTGGAGGGACGGTCGGCGCTCCTGCTGCCCAAGGCGAAGGACAACAATGCGTCCTGTGCGCTGGGGCCCTTCATCCGATTGTTCGACGACACCTTCGATCTGGACGCCGTCCGGCGGATGCGGGTGAGCCTGGAGATCGACGGTCGCGACGGCTTCCACCTCGAGGCGACCTCCGAGATGGCCCAGATCAGTCGTGATCCCGTCGATCTCGTCGCGCAGCTCACGGGGCCCCAGCACCAGTATCCCGACGGCGCCGTGCTGATGCTGGGCACGATGTTCGCGCCCATCGTGGACCGCGATGTCGAGGACCGCGGGTTCACGCACAAGCGGGGCGATGTTGTTAGGATCTCCTCCCGCGAACTGGGTAGTCTGGTCAATTACGTCGAGGAAAGCGAGAGGTGCGAGCCGTGGGAGTTCGGGATCGGCTCCCTGATGCGGAACCTCGCGAGCCGGAACCTGCTGTGA
- a CDS encoding enoyl-CoA hydratase/isomerase family protein gives MLSPLELDTEEIVVDHSGFVATITLNRPHKLNSVTQGMSDALVMAAEWANTSDEVRAVVLTGVGERSFCTGSDIRQLDKYATPWDFRNRADYCDALRLLRKPVIAAVNGYAFGGGLETALACDIRIASATASFAAPEIKLGWIGGGGVSTLLAHSIGASNTALMLMTGDAISAQQALAWGLVSEVVEPDALLRRAAELAATIASRPPIAAEMAKATLSAAFNMPQDQAMAYERDLQTVAFATEDATEGRTAFAEKRQGIFGRR, from the coding sequence ATGCTGTCCCCCCTCGAGCTGGACACGGAGGAGATCGTCGTCGACCACTCCGGATTCGTCGCGACGATCACGCTCAACCGCCCCCACAAGCTGAACTCCGTGACGCAGGGCATGTCCGACGCCCTCGTGATGGCCGCTGAATGGGCCAACACCAGCGACGAGGTCCGCGCCGTCGTCCTCACCGGAGTCGGCGAGCGCTCCTTCTGCACCGGATCGGACATCCGGCAACTCGACAAGTACGCCACTCCGTGGGATTTCCGTAACCGGGCGGACTACTGCGATGCGCTTCGCCTCCTGCGGAAGCCCGTGATCGCAGCGGTCAACGGCTACGCCTTCGGCGGCGGACTGGAGACGGCGCTAGCCTGCGACATCCGGATCGCCTCCGCCACGGCGTCCTTCGCTGCCCCGGAGATCAAGCTCGGCTGGATCGGCGGCGGCGGCGTGAGCACACTGTTGGCGCACTCCATCGGCGCGAGCAACACGGCCCTGATGCTGATGACGGGCGATGCGATCAGTGCCCAGCAGGCGCTCGCGTGGGGACTCGTGTCCGAGGTGGTCGAACCCGATGCGCTGCTGCGCCGGGCCGCCGAGCTCGCGGCCACCATCGCCTCTCGTCCGCCGATCGCCGCGGAGATGGCCAAGGCAACCCTCAGCGCGGCGTTCAACATGCCGCAGGACCAGGCGATGGCCTACGAACGGGACCTCCAGACGGTCGCCTTCGCCACCGAGGACGCAACCGAGGGCCGGACGGCCTTCGCCGAGAAACGGCAAGGCATCTTCGGGCGGCGCTGA
- a CDS encoding ABC transporter substrate-binding protein, whose translation MTSYRGITWDHPRGRNALVAAAGTAQGSDTGLRLTWSAHSLEDFESHPIDDLARNYDLIVLDHPHLGEALEHRSLIPLDAVVGTERIDRWSAQSVGPSFASYSLDGLQWALPLDAATQVAVRKPALVPSPPATWDDVELLSERVPVALSLAGPHAFLTFASLCAAYDAPAGGSDGDGPGLPGFVPDDVGHSVLERLRVIGSRAPAAAAGLNPIALLQRMTDTDEIAYCPLVYGYVNYSSPTLRFTDAPSVVPGGRRGSTLGGTGLAVSSRADVTPALIDHIDWLMSPEAQRRFIPQHDGQPSTRSAWLDDEVNRASAGFYRSTLATIEDSWVRPRFPGYIAFQTSASAIVRAVVAGQESVESGLTRLRAEFSRARPLTTERI comes from the coding sequence ATGACCTCCTACCGGGGCATCACGTGGGACCACCCCCGGGGGAGGAATGCGCTCGTGGCCGCCGCCGGCACGGCGCAGGGGAGTGACACCGGCCTCCGCCTGACCTGGTCCGCGCACTCCCTCGAGGACTTCGAGTCGCATCCCATCGACGATCTCGCCCGGAACTACGACCTGATCGTCCTCGACCATCCCCACCTCGGCGAAGCGCTCGAGCACCGGTCGCTCATCCCCCTCGACGCTGTGGTGGGCACCGAACGCATCGACCGGTGGTCCGCCCAATCGGTCGGACCGTCCTTCGCGTCGTATTCCCTCGACGGGCTCCAGTGGGCCCTCCCGCTCGATGCCGCCACCCAGGTCGCGGTGCGCAAGCCCGCCCTGGTACCGTCACCACCGGCCACCTGGGACGACGTCGAGCTCCTTTCGGAGCGTGTGCCGGTGGCGTTGTCGCTGGCCGGCCCGCATGCGTTCCTCACCTTCGCGTCCCTCTGCGCCGCCTACGATGCCCCGGCGGGCGGATCCGACGGCGACGGCCCCGGCCTTCCCGGGTTCGTCCCGGACGACGTCGGCCACAGTGTCCTCGAGCGACTGCGGGTGATCGGTTCGCGCGCTCCCGCCGCCGCCGCCGGGCTGAACCCCATCGCCCTGCTCCAGCGCATGACGGACACCGACGAGATCGCCTACTGTCCGCTCGTGTACGGGTATGTGAACTATTCCTCGCCGACGCTCCGTTTCACGGATGCACCGTCCGTCGTGCCCGGAGGGCGCCGCGGGTCGACGCTCGGGGGGACGGGGCTCGCGGTCAGCTCCCGCGCGGACGTCACGCCCGCCCTCATCGACCACATCGACTGGCTGATGTCGCCCGAGGCGCAGCGCCGCTTCATCCCGCAGCATGACGGCCAGCCGTCCACCCGCAGCGCCTGGCTGGACGACGAGGTCAACCGGGCGTCGGCCGGCTTCTACCGGTCCACTCTCGCCACCATCGAGGATTCCTGGGTGCGGCCGCGCTTCCCCGGTTACATCGCCTTCCAGACGAGCGCGTCGGCCATCGTGCGCGCCGTCGTCGCCGGGCAGGAGAGCGTCGAAAGCGGCCTCACCCGGTTGCGTGCTGAATTCTCCCGCGCCCGCCCCCTGACAACGGAAAGGATCTGA